CAAGATGCTCATGGACCAGGTCCTGGGGAGCCACAAgatctcagctgctgcctgtgggatGCAGATGTTCCTGTACTTGACACTAGTAGGTTCAGAATTTTTCCTTCTGGCTGCGATGtcttatgaccgctatgtggccatctgccatCCACTCCGTTACCCTGTCCTCATGAACCGCAGGGTGTGTCTCCTCCTGATGTCTGTCTGCTGGTTCCTGGGATCCTTGGATGGCTTCATGCTCACCCCTGTCACCATGACCTTCCCATTCTGTGGATCCCGGGAAATCCATCACTTCTTCTGTGAGGTCCCCGCTGTGACCAAGCTCTCCTGCTCAGACACCTGGCTCTATGAGACCCTCATGtacctgtgctgtgtgctcatgCTTCTCATCCCTGTGACAGTCATCTCAAGCTCCTACTCCTTCATCCTCCTCACTGTTCTCAGGATGAACTCTGCAGAGGGCAGGAAGAAGGCCCTCGCCACCTGCTCCTCCCACATGACCGTGGTCATCCTCTTCTATGGTGCTGCTGTCTATACCTACATgctccctgtctccttccacaCCCCTGAAAAGGACATGGTGGTGTCTGTGTTTTACACGATACTCACCCCTCTGTTGAACCCACTAATCTACAGTCTGAGGAATAAGAATGTCACAGAGGCTCTGAAGAAATTGTTGGGTGTCAACCCCTCTTTCAAGGAACAGTAAAGTAATTGGACTCAatagtttctttcctttgtctccacATATCTGTTGTTCCAGGTCTCATGCTGACGTTGTTCCTCATGCATCATTGCACGGTCATTCCTTTTCAAGAATTAATTCTCTCTTTGAAAATATCCTCACTGATGTTCTTCTTGTACATTCAAAATCTTTATTTGTATCTTTTTGATATTACATTTTATGAAATTGATAGTGGCTGTTTAATTTTGTTGgacaatatgatttttttcagtgtcttgaattttattttggggagtattgaaatattttttaaatgagtcatgtatatgtatatcattttatatatatatggtaaaATTGATCTTGGGTATCATCAAATCACCCACAATAACGCTTTCTGTCAACAAACATTTCATGATGTGTGCTATGCTCATCAGtaattttccttcatttattttgataGATAAAGAATGTAAACATATATACCATAAATATCTTTTATTAGTAATTAATGTTAGATTTCCCTCATTAAGAGACCTCAGAAGCTACATGGGACTATGTCTTCATTCATACACATACCAGTAGCAACTTCTAGAATGGAAGTTAAGTGCATACCAGGAAAGCAATACAGGGTCTCaaaagaaatttatattaaatttacaaCTACACAAGAAAAGATGGGTCTCataaaaaaatggtttaaatCTACTGAAATCTATTGAAATcatttgagattttaaaatgacaatagTCTTACTAAAAATATGCCTTATTGAGAAATAAATGGTCATGAGGTATTCAACTGTTAAGAGATAGAGGGAGTTAGAAAAAAATGGTGGCTAACAAAGTCAACAAGATGTGAATGAGGATAAATGGCATATTGAATTAACTGTGTGCTTTCATTATAATTTATGCATATtcaaaattacataaaaacaaaGAGCACAATACAGTTTTATCTTTTCATCTCCTTTATTATggcataataaaaatagtggCCCAAAGAAACTTAAGTCTAGGTCATACAAGTGTCAAGGAGAGTTTCAAAGGTTCAGCACAGCTGTATTTGCAAACAGATACACTCATGTATCCCTCAAAACCAAACACAGCTCTTGCTTCAAGGGAATAAGGTACAGTTTATTCtgtgagtgaccatggcccaggaacATGGACTCAGGTGGACATGTTCCAAAGTTTCATGGAAACTCACAATCAAGCCATAACTCATAACTCTAGGCATTTTTCAACTACATCCTGGAGATATCAGAGGTTCAAGTTATAGCAAAGTGGGAAAATCTCTGCCATGGTTCTCAGATGCTGTCCGGTGACATGGAAAGATTTTAGTTTGTGGGTGCTAGCATTTGATAAGTCAATACATTCCAAATGATTTCAAATgataggcagagacaggattctGGCTCAGAAACTAAAGCTGGCAATGAATGACTCCTAAGGGCCCAATGACAATTGGGATCATTTGGCTTTATGTCTTAAGGTTCTAAGCCTCCATAAGAGCTTCATAGGAGTTCTAGTCAGTTGACCTGTCTtgtagtatttttgtttgtttgtttctgactttTTGGGGAATTCTTTGGTTAATCTTTAACATGTGTATGGCTTTGTCTTCTGGGAACCTCAGTGTGATGTTCACCAAGAGTCACACTAGGTGCAGGAAGAGGCCTAGGGTTCTTCTATGACCTGTGGAGATGAAGTCATTCCCAGAAGTCAGGTCAGTTGGGGCAGCAGTCCTTAGGAGAGAGAGGTAGCTGGTGCTGCCATTCTGATTTGAGACTGATTTGTTCCCACACTCTGTACTGAACACAGCATTTACATGTGACATGTAGCAGGAATGCTATATCTAAATTAAATTATTGAGAATGAAGTAAAGAAAGTAATGtagcaaatgaaagaaacaggCTTCTTCATTGACAAGAACCAGAGTCATGaatcaaaagagacagagaaggacaccttatactcataacaggaaaaatccatcaagatgaagtctcaatcctgaacatctatgccccaaataaaagagcacccacatatgtaaaagaaacattactaaagcttaaattacatatcaaaccccacacactaatagtaggagacttcaacaccctactCTCCCCAATGGATAGGTTAACCAggcagaaacctaacagagaaataagagaactaacggatgtcatgactcaaatggaattaacagacatcaacagaacatttcatccaaacacaaaataatataccttcttctcagcacctcattaAACCTCTAAACTTTACCATatactcagttaaaaaaaaaaaagcaaatctcaacagaaacaaaaatattggagtaaccccctgtattttatcagatcatcatggtttaaaattagaattcaacagcaatgccAAGTTCAGAAAACCCAGAAAtagatggaaattaaacagtgctctatTCAACcaaccctgggtcaaggaagaaataaagaatgaaattaaagacttcctagaattcaacgaaaatgaaggcacaacatacccaaacctatggaacactctgaaagcagtgctaagaggaaagtttatagcactaggTGCCTACATAAAAAACCTGGAGAAAACTCACACTAGTGACTCAACAGCACTCCTGAAAGCTGgagaacagcagcaacaacaaaaagcagagTCATCCAAAAAGAGTAAAAGACAGGAAATGatcaaactgagggccgaaattaacaaaacagagacaaagaaaacaatacaaagaatcaatgaaacaaagagctggttctttgagaaaataaaaaagatagacaaaccctcatgcaaactaatcaaaaggcagagaaagaacaaccaaattaacaaaataagaaatgaaaagggggacataataaaagacactgaggaaatccagagaattattaggtcatactacaaaaaactgtactccacaaaattagaaaatttaaaagaaattgacaattttctggaaagataccacataccaaaattaaatcaagaccaggagTACAATTTAAATTGACCTGTAACCTGCAAagaatagaagctgtcatcaaaagcctcccaaccaaacaAAGCCCACAGCTGGATGGTTTCAGTGAAAATTTCTacaagaacttccaagaagagctaccCATACTCCCCAAAATGttctacataatagaaacagaaggaacattgccaaactctttttatgaggctacagttaacctgataccaaaaccatacaaaggctcaaccaagaaagagaattataaaccaatctcattcatgaatatagatgcaaaaatactcaataaaatactggcaaactgaatccaagaacacatcaaaaagtcATCCATAtcatcaagttggcttcatcccagagatgcagggatggttcaacatatgaaaaatctatcaatgtaatccaccatataaataaactgaaagaaaaaaaaatatgatcaactcattaaatgctgaatgtatttgacaaaatccaacacccctttatgataaagatcttggagagaccagggatacaaggaatatacctaaacataataaaagcaatatacagcaagccaacagtcaacatcaaagtaaatagagaaactcaaagtaattctactaaaatcaggaacaagacaaagatgtcaactctctccatatttgttcaacatagttcttgaagttctggctagagcaataagacaacaaaaggagattaagggtatacaaaatggaaaggaaaaagtcaaacttctgctatttcagatgatatgatagtttgcaTAAGTGACACCAAAAACTCTACTAGGGAACTTCTAcggctgataaataccttcagtaatgtggcagaatacaagatcaactcaaaaaaaagcagtagccctcctatacacaaaagataatgaagctgagaaaaaaatcagaaaaatatcacctttcacaatagcttcaaatagcataaaattcttggggtaacactaactaaagaagtgaaagacctgcttaacaaaaactttaagtctttgaagaaagaattaaagaagataccagaagatggaaaggtCACCCATgatcttggatgggtaggatcaacacagtaaacACAGCAGTTCTGCCAATAGCAATCCATAGATTCACTGCAATCCTATCAAAATAccagcacaattctttacagaccttgaaagaacaaaaatcaacttcatatggaaaaacaaaaacccaggatagccaaaccagtcctgtacaataaaggaacttcggGAGACATCACCacccctgacatcaagctctattacagagcaacAGTAATGAAAGCAGCTTGGTATTATCATATAATCAGACACAAGGACCAATGAAATTGCATCGAAGGTATTCACACACCTATAAAtacctgatttctgacaaagaagctaaaattattcaatggaaaaaagatgctggcataactggatatcaacaggtagaaaaatgaaaatagatccatatctattgccatgcacgaaactcaagtccagatggattaaagacttcaatataaatccaaccacactgacgCTGACAGAAGAAagagtgggaagtagccttcaatgcatgggcacagaagaccacttcctaaatagcacaggcactgagagcaacaataaacatATAGAACCGctggaaactgagaagcttctgcaaagcaaaggacacagtaaataggacaaaaaggcaacctacataatggaaaaaaatagtcaccaaccccacatcagataaagGCCTGATCGCCAagatatataatgaactcaaaaATTAGGCATCAAAATTCCAGATAACCCaagtaaaaaatggggtacataaccagacagagaattctcaatagaagaagctCAAATAGccaaaaaacatttaaggaaatgttctgtcctgcccagtcctgcagtcgttcagtcccaaagaaacacacagaggtctacattatttataaaatggtTGACTATTATCTCAggatttcttattaactaattcttttttttttgcttacattttttttaatttatttatttattaaagatttctgtctcttccccgccaccgcctcccatttccctccccctcccccaattaagtctccccccagcccgaaaagcaatcagggttccctgtcctgtgggaagtccaaggaacccccacctccatccaggtctagtaagttgagcatccaaactgcctaggctcccacaaagccagtgcgtgcagtaggatcagaaacccattgccattgttcttgagttctcagtagtcctcattgtccgctatgttcagagagtccggttttatcccaggcttttccagacccaggccagctggccttggtgagttcccgatagaacatccccattgtctcagtgtgtgggtgcacccctcgcggtcctgagttccatgcttgtgctctctctccttctgctcctgatttggaccttgagatttcagtcctgtgctccaatttgggtctctgtctctgtctcctttcatcgcttgctgaaggttaatattcaggaggatgcctatatgtttttctttgggttctccttatttagcttctctaggatcactaattataagctcaatgtccttggtttatggctagaaaccaaatatgagtgagtacatcccatgttcctctttttgggtctggcttacctcactcaggatagtgttttctatttccatccatttgtatgcaaaattcatgaagtccttgttttttattgctgagtagtactctaatatgtataaattccatactttcttcatccattcttccattgaagggcatctaggttgtttccaggttctggctatcacaaacaatgctgctatgaacattgtagagcatatacttttgttatatgataaggcctctcttgggtatattcccaagagtggtattgctgggtccaggggtaagttgatcccgaatttcctgagaaaccgccatactgccttccaaagtggttgcacaagtttgcattcccaccagcaatggatgagtgtacccctttctccacaacctctccaacaaaggctatcattggtatttttgattttagccattctgacaggtgtaagatggcatcttaaagttgtcttgatttgcatttccctgatcgctaaggaagttgagcatgaccttaagtgtcttttggccatttgaagttcttctgttgagaattctctgttcagctcaatgccccattttataattgggttgattagccttttacggtctagtttcttgagttctttatatattttggagatcagacctttgtcagttgcggggttggtgaagatcttctcccagttggtgggttgcctttgtgtcttagtgacagtgtcctttgctttacagaagcttctcagtctcaggaggtcccatttattcaatgaggtccttaatgtctgtgctgctggggttatacgtaagaagtggtctcctgtgcccatgtgttgtagagtacttcccactttctcttctatcaggttcactgtgttcaaactgatattgaggtctttaatccatttggacttgagttttgtgcatggtgatagatatggatctattttcattcttctacaggttgacatccagttttgccagcacaatttgttgaagatgctctcttttttccattgtatacttttagctcctttatcgaaaatcaggtgttcataggtttgtgggttaatgtcagggtcttctattcgattccattggtcaacttttctgtttttatgccaataccaagctgttttcaatactgtagctctgtagtagagtttgaagtcagggatggtaattcctccagacgatcctttgttgtataagattgttttggctatcctgggttttttgtttttccatataaagttgattattgtcttctccagatctgtgaagaattttgatgggattttgatggggattgcattgaatctatagattgcttttggtagaattgccatttttactatgttgatcctcccaatccaggagcaaggaagatctttccattttctggtgtcctcttcaatttatttcttcaaagacttaaagttcttgtcaaatagatctttcacatccttggtcagagttaccccaagatattttatgctatttgtggctatcgtgaaaggtgatgcttctctaatttccctctctgtttccttatccttagtgtataggaaggccactaattttttggagttgatcttgtatcctgccacattactaaaggtgtttatcagctgtaggagttctttggtagagtttttggggtcgcttatgtatactatcatatcatctgcaaataacgagagcttaacttcttcttttccgatacgaatccccttgatccctttatgttgtcttattgctattgctagaacttcaagcactatattgaagaggtatggagagagtggacagccttgtcgtgttcctgattttagtgggatggctttgagtttttctccgtttaatttaatgttagctgacggcttgctgtaaatagcttttattatatttaggtatgacccttgtatccctaatctctccaagacttttaacataaaggggtgttgaattttgtcaaatgctttttcagcatctaatgaaatgatcatatggtttttttctttcagtttatttatatgctggattacattgatagattttcgtatgttgaaccagccctgcatctctgggatgaagcctacttgatcataatggataatttttctaatgtgttcttggattcggtttgccagtattttattgagaatttttgcatcgatattcatgagtgagataggcctgtaattctctttcttggttgggtctttgtgtggttttggtatcagggtaactgtagcttcataaaaggaatttggcaatgactcttctgtttctatattgtgaaatacattaaggagtataggtattagctcttcttggaagttctggtagaattctgcattgaaaccatctggtcctgggctttttttggaagggagatttttgataacggtttctagctcttcgcgactaacaggtctatttagatcgttcacctggtcttggtttagctttggtatgtggtacttatctaaaaaaatgtccatttcttttgcattttctagttttgtggcatacaggcttttgtagtaagatctaatgagtctctgaatttcctctgtgtctgtggttatgtcccccttttcatttctgatcttatttatttgcgtgttctctctctgtcgtttaattagtttggataggggtttgtcgatcttgttgattttctctaagaaccaactttttgtttcattgattctttggactgttttctgcgtttctattttgttgatttccgccctcagtttgattatttccaatcttctactcctcctgggcgcatctgcttcttttttttctaaagctttcaggtgtgctgttaagtctccgatgtatgctttctctgttttctttaagtgggcacttagtgctatgaactttcctcttagcactgctttcatagtgtcccataggtttgagtatgttgtcactttattttcattaaattcaaggaagactttaatttctttcttgatttcttccttgacccaggtgtggttcagtagttgactgttcagtttccatgagtttgtcggctttctggaggtaggattgttgttgaattctaactttaatccgtggtgatctgataagacacaggtggacactgatattttttttgtatctgtggaggtttcctttgtttccgagtatgtggtcaattttcgagaaggttccatgggctgcagagaagaaggtatattctttcctatttgggtggaatgttctatagatgtctcttaagtccatttgcttcattacctccagtagttctcttacttctctattaggtttctgtctgattgacctgtccattgctgagagaggtgtattgaagtctcctactactagtgtgtgtggtttgatgtctgccttgagttttagtaatatttcttttacatacgtgggtgcttttatattaggggcgtaaatattcaggattgagacttcatcctgacaaattgttcctgttatgagtataaagtgtccatctcgatctcttcggattgattttagtttgaagtcagttttgttagaaattaatatggccacacctgcttttttcttaggaccatttgcttgaaagatcttttcccagccctttactctgagtagatgcctgtctttgtggttgagatgtgtttcttgcaaacagcagaatgttggatcctgttttcgtatccaatctcttagcctgtgcctttttataggtgaattgagaccattaatattaagtgatattaatgaccagtagttgtttacgccagatattcttattgtttttggaagtagaatttgtgtgtctcccttctttgagttgtgctagtgaagggtggctagatgcctgagttattgtaagcagtgttggcaatgttggattccttggtttgcgattttccttctattactttctgtagggctggattcgtggctacgtattgtttaaatttgtttttatcctggaatgtcttgatttctccatttatagtgaacgaaagcttggctgggtatagtagtctgggcttgcatccatggtctcttagcttctgcagtacttctatccaggaccttctggctttcattgtttccatagagaagtcaggtgtaagtctgatcggtttacctttataagttacttggcctttttcctttgcagctcttagtattctttctttaacctgtatattttgtgttttgattattatatggcgaggggatgttttcctttgatccagtctgtttggtgttctatatgcttcttgaatattcaaaggaatatctttctttatgttgggaaagttttcttccataattttgttcaaaatattttctgggcctttgagctgtgactcttctccttcttctattcctattattcttagatttggtctttttattgtgtcccatatttcctgaattttttgtgatgagaatttgttggctttgcagttttctttgatcagagcgtttattttctctatgttgtcctcagaatctgagattctttcttctatttcttgtattctattgattatgcttgtttctgtaggctctgctcgttgacctagattttccatatccagctggtcctcagtttgtgttttcttccttgcttccatttcagttttcaattcttgaactgtttccattacctgtttgatcgttctttcttggtttcccagggtattatgtacgtatttactcatttcttcaaatttttggttatacttctcatccatttctataagggcatttttcacatgttgtttaagggactctacagctttcataaagtcaattttttccacttcttctgtgttatggtgttggagaccttctgttgtaagatcgttgggttctggtgttttcatgttgtttttcagattattgggtgaattctttccttggcgcctgcccatctcctcctatcaatgctatctaaggggtcttttaaaactggttcaggttcccctgctggccaggggctcctcttacaaaatgcccttgctctgtttcctggttcctgccgggggccaagatccctctcacccctcagaaaggtcttcaggaataggacccggctcctcctttgccagggacctccccaaccgaaggcctacctctttggtttaattgtagtggggcgatctgttcttggtgttgcgcgcggtccctgcagcctgcttctgctgctgggacggttcctgccgccagcagcctgtgtcctctgctgccgctctggtcccagtgggtccccgccggctgcgctgggcgtcctccggccgcgttccgccgcccggtgttccggccgcgttccgccgcccggtgttccggccgcgttccgccgcccggtgttccggccgcgttccgccgcccggtgttccggccgcgttccgccgcccggtgttccggccgcgttgcgttccgccgcccggtgttccggccgcgttccgccgcccggtgttccggccgcgttccgccgcccggtgttccggccgcgttccgccgcccggtgttccggccgcgttgcgttccgccgcccggtgttccggccgcgttgcgttccgccgcccggtgttccggccgcgttgcgttccgccgcccggtgttccggccgcgttgcgttccgccgcccggtgttccggccgcgttgcgttccgccgcccggtgttccggccgcgttgcgttccgccgcccggtgttccggccgcgttgcgttccgccgcccggtgttccggccgcgttgcgttccgccgcccggtgttccggccgcgttgcgttccgccgcccggtgttccggccgcgt
The Microtus pennsylvanicus isolate mMicPen1 chromosome 11, mMicPen1.hap1, whole genome shotgun sequence genome window above contains:
- the LOC142860785 gene encoding olfactory receptor 2T29-like, which produces MNITVWINNYTGESDFTLVGFFSQSKHPTLLAVVIFVVFLMALSGNALLILLIHSDTRLHTPMYFFISQLSLMDMMYISVTVPKMLMDQVLGSHKISAAACGMQMFLYLTLVGSEFFLLAAMSYDRYVAICHPLRYPVLMNRRVCLLLMSVCWFLGSLDGFMLTPVTMTFPFCGSREIHHFFCEVPAVTKLSCSDTWLYETLMYLCCVLMLLIPVTVISSSYSFILLTVLRMNSAEGRKKALATCSSHMTVVILFYGAAVYTYMLPVSFHTPEKDMVVSVFYTILTPLLNPLIYSLRNKNVTEALKKLLGVNPSFKEQ